A window of the Synechococcus sp. LTW-R genome harbors these coding sequences:
- the ilvA gene encoding threonine ammonia-lyase, biosynthetic — MTATGSALNPSSGMEMLQRILRARVYDVAIESPLDAAPNLSRRLKNNVLLKREDLQPVFSFKLRGAYNKMVSLSPSELERGVIAASAGNHAQGVALGAQRLGCRAVIVMPVTTPEMKVRAVAARGAEVVLEGDTYDAACAEAYRLADERGLTFIHPFDDPEVIAGQGTIGLEILRQCSEPPDAIYIAVGGGGLIAGVGAYVKSLWPNVEVIGVEPVDADAMTRSLALGERVKLEQVGLFADGVAVREVGVQTFALAREVVDAMVTVDNDAICAAIKDVFEDTRSILEPAGALAVAGMKADIARRKLEGKTLVAVACGANMNFDRLRFVAERTEISEDREAMLAVEIPEQAGSLRQFCTLLGQRSLTEFSYRLADPSRAHIFVGVQTSGSFDEEALIHSLRDAGFPCLDLSNDELSKLHLRHMVGGRLPGRIGEAAGHGRELLYRFEFPERPGALMRFLTSLHPNWNISIFHYRNHGADVGRIVVGVQVPEAELSEWQGFLDGLGYQYADETNNPAYRLFLGELAGSLSVG; from the coding sequence ATGACAGCCACCGGCTCTGCCCTGAACCCGAGCTCCGGCATGGAGATGCTGCAGCGAATCCTGCGGGCCAGGGTCTACGACGTGGCCATTGAATCGCCGCTCGATGCCGCACCGAACCTCTCGCGGCGGCTGAAGAACAACGTGCTCCTGAAGCGCGAGGACCTGCAGCCGGTCTTCAGCTTCAAGCTGCGGGGCGCTTACAACAAGATGGTGAGCCTCAGCCCGTCGGAGCTGGAACGGGGCGTCATCGCCGCCAGCGCCGGTAACCACGCCCAAGGGGTGGCTCTCGGCGCCCAGCGACTCGGTTGCCGGGCGGTCATCGTCATGCCGGTGACCACGCCGGAGATGAAAGTCAGAGCCGTGGCGGCCCGCGGGGCGGAAGTGGTGCTGGAAGGCGACACCTACGACGCCGCCTGTGCTGAGGCCTATCGACTGGCCGATGAACGCGGTCTGACCTTTATCCACCCCTTCGATGACCCGGAGGTGATCGCCGGCCAGGGGACCATCGGCCTCGAGATCCTCAGGCAGTGCTCGGAACCCCCTGACGCGATCTACATCGCCGTGGGTGGCGGCGGCCTCATCGCCGGTGTGGGCGCCTACGTCAAGAGCCTCTGGCCCAACGTCGAAGTGATCGGTGTTGAACCGGTCGATGCGGATGCCATGACCCGCTCGCTCGCCCTGGGGGAACGGGTGAAGCTCGAGCAGGTGGGGCTCTTTGCCGACGGTGTCGCGGTGCGCGAAGTCGGTGTGCAGACCTTTGCGCTGGCCCGCGAGGTCGTTGACGCCATGGTCACCGTCGACAACGACGCCATCTGCGCCGCCATCAAGGATGTCTTTGAAGACACCCGCTCCATCCTTGAGCCGGCAGGCGCTCTCGCGGTGGCGGGCATGAAAGCGGACATCGCTCGCCGGAAGCTCGAGGGGAAGACCTTGGTGGCCGTGGCCTGCGGCGCCAACATGAACTTCGATCGCCTGCGCTTCGTCGCCGAACGCACCGAGATCAGCGAGGACCGCGAAGCGATGTTGGCGGTGGAGATTCCCGAGCAAGCCGGCAGCCTGCGCCAGTTCTGCACCCTGCTAGGGCAGCGCAGCTTGACTGAATTCAGTTATCGGCTCGCCGACCCCAGCCGCGCTCACATCTTCGTGGGGGTTCAAACCAGTGGCAGCTTCGACGAGGAAGCGCTGATCCACAGCCTGCGGGATGCCGGGTTCCCCTGCCTGGACCTCTCCAACGACGAGCTCTCCAAGCTGCACCTGCGTCACATGGTCGGCGGACGGCTTCCGGGTCGCATCGGTGAGGCCGCCGGCCATGGCCGGGAACTGCTCTATCGCTTCGAGTTCCCCGAGCGGCCAGGGGCACTCATGCGCTTCCTGACCAGCCTGCACCCGAACTGGAACATCAGCATCTTCCACTACCGGAACCATGGGGCGGATGTCGGCCGGATCGTCGTGGGCGTTCAGGTGCCCGAGGCAGAACTGAGCGAATGGCAGGGCTTCCTGGATGGCCTCGGTTACCAATACGCCGATGAGACCAACAACCCGGCCTACCGCCTCTTCCTGGGAGAGCTGGCCGGCAGCCTGAGCGTGGGATAA
- the scpB gene encoding SMC-Scp complex subunit ScpB, translated as MTGETQEPTPTDAEAIALQPVSSSLSLPARLEAILYLKGRAMTQGELAEIAGASRDEVEVGLITLMADYAHRETALEIRQEGKRYSLQLRDGLGDLVQNLLPVDLSTAALRTLATIAIKKRILQSDLVDLRGSGAYDHIKELLAQNFIERKRQSEGRSFWLSLSEKFHRTFSVKTDELVAQRKTVKPVTSAEPVEVTGAPDVSDEEWEQAA; from the coding sequence ATGACAGGCGAAACCCAGGAGCCGACCCCCACGGATGCCGAAGCAATCGCGCTTCAACCGGTCAGCAGCTCCCTCTCTCTGCCCGCCCGGCTGGAGGCGATTCTTTATCTGAAGGGTCGAGCCATGACCCAAGGGGAGCTGGCGGAGATTGCGGGAGCCAGCCGCGATGAAGTCGAGGTGGGGCTGATCACCTTGATGGCCGACTACGCCCACCGGGAAACGGCCCTCGAGATCCGTCAGGAGGGCAAGCGCTACAGCCTGCAACTGCGGGATGGGCTCGGGGACCTCGTTCAAAACCTGTTGCCGGTGGATCTCTCCACGGCGGCCCTTCGCACCCTGGCGACAATCGCGATCAAAAAACGGATCTTGCAGTCCGATCTGGTCGATCTACGCGGTTCAGGGGCCTACGACCACATCAAGGAACTGCTCGCCCAGAACTTCATTGAGCGCAAACGCCAGAGCGAGGGCCGGTCGTTCTGGTTGAGCCTCAGCGAGAAGTTTCATCGCACCTTCTCGGTGAAAACCGACGAGCTAGTGGCCCAGCGCAAAACGGTCAAACCGGTGACGAGCGCTGAGCCCGTTGAGGTCACTGGGGCGCCCGATGTCAGTGATGAGGAATGGGAGCAGGCCGCCTAG
- a CDS encoding YggT family protein: protein MSILGDLIGVLIQTLSIYTLVLFVRVLLSWFPNLDWGNPVLSTVSAITDPYLNVFRGLIPPLGGLDLSAIVAFLALQLIQGLLEQSRGYFYPAFF from the coding sequence ATGTCCATCCTCGGCGACCTGATCGGCGTCCTGATCCAAACGCTCTCGATCTACACGCTGGTGTTGTTCGTGCGGGTGCTGCTCAGCTGGTTCCCCAATCTGGATTGGGGTAACCCGGTGCTCTCCACCGTGAGCGCCATCACCGACCCATACCTGAATGTCTTCCGGGGACTGATCCCCCCCCTGGGAGGCCTGGACCTCTCCGCGATCGTCGCCTTCCTGGCCCTGCAACTGATCCAGGGTCTGCTCGAGCAGAGCCGCGGCTACTTCTATCCCGCGTTCTTCTAA
- a CDS encoding nucleoside triphosphate pyrophosphohydrolase family protein — protein sequence MDLNAYQQGARQTARYPNVGENPIYPTLGLCGESGEVADKVKKVLRDSGGEFSAEVRASLKLELGDVLWYVAQLASELDFSLDEVAQANLDKLASRAARNVIAGSGDHR from the coding sequence ATGGATCTCAACGCCTATCAGCAGGGCGCTAGGCAGACAGCGCGCTATCCCAATGTCGGCGAGAACCCGATCTACCCGACCCTGGGGCTCTGTGGTGAGTCCGGCGAAGTGGCGGACAAGGTCAAGAAGGTGCTCCGCGATTCCGGCGGTGAATTCTCCGCTGAGGTGCGCGCGAGCTTGAAGCTGGAGCTCGGGGATGTCCTTTGGTATGTCGCCCAGCTGGCCAGCGAGTTGGACTTCAGCCTGGATGAGGTCGCCCAGGCCAATCTGGACAAGTTGGCTAGTCGCGCCGCCCGTAACGTGATCGCTGGCAGCGGCGACCACCGCTAA
- the pyk gene encoding pyruvate kinase translates to MALPDLTRRTKIVATIGPATESPEQLRRLIEAGASTFRLNFSHGDHSEHAARITTIRQVAADMGVHIGILQDLQGPKIRLGRFKDGPITVAKGDPFTLTSRDVECCQTIATVTYDKLADEVVSGSRILLDDGRVEMVVDRVEQSSQTLHCTVTVGGVLSNNKGVNFPDVQLSVRALTDKDREDLAFGLSQGVDWVALSFVRNPSDMEEIKALIRSHGHTTPVVAKIEKFEAIDQMDALLPMCDGVMVARGDLGVEMPAEEVPLLQKELIRKCNTLGIPVITATQMLDSMVSCPRPTRAEVSDVANAILDGTDAVMLSNESAVGDYPVEAVATMSQIARRIERDYPSRSSDGQLASTVPNAISHAVSSIASQLEAAAILPLTKSGSTARNVSKFRPSTPILAITSDTKVASQLQLVWGVTPLLVSDMDNAAATFNRAMEVAAEANLLKEGDLVIQTAGTFADVSGSTDLVKVSVVGKGTVLNPSIV, encoded by the coding sequence ATGGCCCTGCCCGATCTCACGCGTCGCACCAAGATCGTGGCAACCATCGGTCCCGCGACCGAATCCCCGGAACAGCTCAGACGTCTGATCGAGGCGGGTGCCTCCACGTTCCGCCTGAACTTCTCCCACGGTGACCACAGCGAGCATGCGGCTCGCATCACCACCATCCGCCAAGTGGCGGCCGACATGGGTGTTCACATCGGAATCCTGCAGGACCTCCAGGGACCCAAGATTCGCCTCGGTCGCTTCAAGGACGGTCCGATCACGGTCGCCAAGGGGGACCCCTTCACCCTGACGTCCAGGGACGTCGAGTGCTGCCAAACGATCGCCACCGTCACCTACGACAAGCTTGCGGATGAAGTGGTGTCCGGGAGCCGAATCCTGCTGGATGACGGCCGCGTCGAAATGGTCGTCGACCGGGTTGAACAGTCCTCGCAAACCCTGCATTGCACAGTCACCGTTGGCGGTGTCCTCTCCAACAACAAGGGCGTCAACTTCCCGGACGTGCAGCTCTCGGTCCGGGCCCTGACCGACAAAGACCGGGAAGACCTCGCCTTTGGCCTGAGCCAAGGCGTCGATTGGGTGGCCCTGAGCTTCGTGCGCAATCCCTCCGACATGGAGGAGATCAAGGCCCTGATTCGATCCCACGGCCACACCACTCCCGTGGTCGCCAAGATCGAAAAGTTTGAAGCCATCGACCAGATGGATGCGCTGCTGCCGATGTGCGACGGCGTCATGGTGGCCCGCGGCGACCTGGGTGTGGAGATGCCCGCCGAGGAAGTTCCCCTGCTGCAAAAGGAACTCATCCGCAAGTGCAACACCCTGGGCATCCCCGTGATCACGGCCACCCAGATGCTCGACTCGATGGTGAGCTGCCCAAGGCCCACCCGCGCAGAGGTGAGCGACGTCGCCAACGCCATTCTCGATGGCACCGACGCCGTGATGCTCTCCAACGAGAGTGCCGTGGGCGATTACCCGGTTGAGGCCGTCGCGACGATGAGCCAAATCGCCCGGCGGATTGAGCGGGATTACCCCAGCCGCAGCAGCGATGGTCAACTGGCCTCAACGGTGCCGAACGCCATCTCCCACGCGGTCAGCTCCATTGCCAGCCAGCTGGAGGCGGCCGCGATCCTGCCGCTGACGAAGAGCGGATCCACCGCCCGCAACGTCAGCAAGTTCCGCCCCAGCACACCGATCCTGGCCATCACCAGCGACACCAAGGTGGCCTCTCAGCTGCAACTGGTCTGGGGTGTCACCCCCCTGCTGGTCTCCGACATGGACAACGCAGCAGCAACCTTCAACCGGGCCATGGAAGTGGCGGCTGAGGCGAATCTGCTGAAGGAGGGGGATCTGGTGATCCAAACCGCGGGCACCTTTGCCGACGTCAGTGGCTCAACCGACCTGGTCAAGGTCAGCGTCGTGGGCAAGGGCACCGTGCTGAACCCGAGCATCGTCTAA
- a CDS encoding ABC transporter permease has protein sequence MPAKLPMRETVGMALATLKANRLRSMLTMLGIVIGNASVITLVGVGRGAQNLAEGQLNTLGANVLFVVPGNNDSRRRGIDFPKTLVLEDAEAIAEQVPSVRQVVPQITLSAVLQAGAKSASATVSGINPAFLTVRRFEVARGRFIDQRDMDGARNVVVIGPDLKQKLLPSGSAIGQRIRIRNQGFEVIGVMAPKGAVFGQNQDEAAYIPLTTMVSKLSGRDPTYGVSLNFISVEAVDEASTGAAKFQITNLLRQRHNILREDDFAVRSQKDALSIVGTITGGLTLMLAAIGAISLLVGGIGIMNIMLVSVSERTSEIGLRKAIGARSSDVLSQFLVEALVLSTLGGLIGSGLGLSAIAIVAAVTPLPAAIGGSSVLVTMGLSGSIGLVFGVLPARRAARLDPITALRSL, from the coding sequence ATGCCCGCCAAGCTGCCCATGCGCGAGACCGTCGGGATGGCCTTGGCCACCCTGAAGGCGAATCGCCTGCGCTCAATGTTGACGATGCTGGGCATCGTCATCGGCAATGCGTCCGTCATCACCCTGGTGGGTGTGGGTCGCGGAGCCCAAAACCTCGCCGAAGGTCAGCTGAACACCCTGGGGGCCAATGTCCTCTTTGTCGTTCCGGGGAATAACGACAGCCGTCGCCGCGGGATCGACTTCCCCAAAACCTTGGTGCTCGAAGACGCGGAGGCCATCGCTGAGCAGGTCCCCAGTGTCCGCCAGGTCGTTCCCCAGATCACGCTGAGCGCCGTTCTTCAGGCTGGCGCCAAAAGCGCCAGTGCCACCGTCTCCGGCATCAACCCCGCCTTCCTGACGGTCCGGCGTTTTGAAGTCGCCCGCGGTCGCTTCATCGACCAGCGGGACATGGACGGCGCCCGCAATGTCGTCGTCATTGGCCCTGACCTCAAGCAGAAACTGCTGCCCTCAGGGTCCGCCATCGGGCAGCGGATCCGCATTCGCAACCAGGGCTTTGAAGTGATCGGTGTGATGGCGCCGAAGGGAGCCGTCTTCGGGCAGAACCAGGACGAGGCCGCCTACATCCCGTTGACCACGATGGTCAGCAAGCTCTCCGGGCGAGATCCCACCTATGGGGTCAGCCTGAATTTCATCAGCGTGGAGGCTGTCGATGAAGCCAGCACCGGCGCTGCCAAATTCCAGATCACGAACCTGCTGCGCCAGCGGCACAACATTCTTCGGGAGGACGACTTTGCGGTTCGCTCCCAAAAAGATGCCCTGTCCATCGTGGGCACGATTACCGGCGGCCTGACCTTGATGCTGGCGGCCATTGGAGCGATCTCGCTGCTCGTCGGCGGCATCGGGATCATGAACATCATGTTGGTCTCGGTCAGTGAGCGCACCTCAGAAATCGGACTGCGCAAGGCGATTGGGGCCCGCAGCAGTGACGTCCTCAGTCAATTTCTCGTTGAAGCCCTGGTGCTCTCCACCCTTGGCGGACTGATTGGCAGTGGCTTGGGACTCTCCGCGATTGCGATCGTGGCGGCCGTCACGCCCCTGCCCGCCGCGATTGGTGGCAGCAGCGTGCTGGTCACCATGGGCCTGTCGGGCAGTATCGGCCTGGTGTTTGGTGTCTTGCCAGCCCGCAGGGCTGCACGGTTGGATCCGATCACGGCCCTGAGGAGCCTCTAG
- a CDS encoding DUF1830 domain-containing protein, translated as MVILRCIGPDQFFMERVVFPVEILGFEAPAASEVQIWSHSLGGPELIERFQAEQLTTSLEVEWPQSA; from the coding sequence ATGGTGATCCTGCGCTGCATCGGACCCGACCAATTTTTCATGGAGCGGGTGGTGTTCCCGGTAGAAATCCTTGGTTTTGAAGCACCGGCAGCCTCGGAAGTGCAGATCTGGAGTCACTCCCTGGGCGGTCCCGAACTGATCGAGCGCTTCCAAGCGGAGCAACTCACCACCTCTCTCGAGGTGGAGTGGCCCCAATCCGCCTGA